The Mycolicibacterium cosmeticum sequence GAGCGCGAAGTGGAAAGTGGGCGAGGAGAGCGCGTTTCGCGCGCTCGGCCGACTGCACGACGAGCACGGCGTCGGCGGGCCGGTGCAGTGGCACAAGATGGGCTCGGGCTGGTCCTGGACGCGTAAGCACGGATCGGAGGTCGACCACGCCGAGGCGGCCCGGGACGGCTGGGCCGAGATCCGCACCCGGCTCGCCGAGGCCCGGCACGACTTCTACGTGCTCGACGAGTTCACCTATCCGCTCAAGTGGGGCTGGATCGCCGTCGACGAGGTGGTCGAGGTGCTCACCGAGCGGCCCGGCAACCAGCACGTGGTGATCACCGGACGCGATGCGCCGCAGGCGCTTCTGGACGCCGCCGACCTGGTCACCGAGATGACCAAGGTCAAGCACCCGATGGACGCGGGCCGCAAGGGCCAGCGGGGTATCGAGTGGTAGCGACGGTGCACCGGTGCTGACCCCGGCGGTCGTCATCGCCGCCCCCGCGTCGGGCAGCGGCAAGACCACGGTGGCCACCGGCCTGATGGGCGCGCTGCGCCGGGCCGGGCACCGCGTCGCGCCGTTCAAGGTCGGGCCGGACTTCATCGACCCCGGCTATCACGCGCTGGCCGCCGGGGCGCCCGGACGCAACCTGGACCCGGTGCTGGTGGGGGAGGACCTGATCGGC is a genomic window containing:
- the cobO gene encoding cob(I)yrinic acid a,c-diamide adenosyltransferase; amino-acid sequence: MPQGQPLTIPDDGLTTKARRNAPLLAVHTGPGKGKSTAAFGMALRAWNQGFDIAVFQFVKSAKWKVGEESAFRALGRLHDEHGVGGPVQWHKMGSGWSWTRKHGSEVDHAEAARDGWAEIRTRLAEARHDFYVLDEFTYPLKWGWIAVDEVVEVLTERPGNQHVVITGRDAPQALLDAADLVTEMTKVKHPMDAGRKGQRGIEW